The Malus domestica chromosome 06, GDT2T_hap1 genome has a segment encoding these proteins:
- the LOC139196767 gene encoding uncharacterized protein codes for MGQIALQVSERAPGTFPIQTVPNPRGREECNAIRTLQSGKSYNNGHENSVGNSRAAEQPQTKSAIFADSAIYADSGQSQDRSKDTTKTAERVYEPPMPYPERLKPKAKDQQLKDFMKTLSKVQINLPLIDAIKNIPSYAKFLKDVCEGELKPTSSIIQLADRSITYPRRVIEDVIVKVDNLYLPADFMVLDMDEDLTTPIILGRPFLATARTLIDVEAGTLTFRVEDQTVVFKLFEASLHSGDKQ; via the exons atggggcagattgcttTACAGGTTTCAGAAAGAGCACCGGGTACATTTCCTATTCAAACAGTACCTAATCCAAGAGGACGAGAAGAATGCAATGCTATACGGACTTTACAGTCTGGCAAAAGTTACAACAACGGACATGAAAATTCTGTTGGAAATTCACGGGCAGCAGAACAGCCCCAAACTAAATCTGCAATTTTTGCAGATTCTGCAATTTATGCAGATTCTGGGCAGTCCCAAGATAGATCCaaagataccacaaaaactgcaGAACGTGTTTATGAGCCTCCAATGCCTTATCCTGAAAGGTTGAAGCCTAAAGCTAAAGATCAACAGTTAAAAGATTTTATGAAGACTTTGTCAAAAGTTCAGATTAATCTACCGTTAATTGATGCAATCAAGAACATTCCAtcttatgccaagtttttgaaggacgttt GTGAAGGTGAGCTGAAGCCAACCTCCAGTATTATTCAATTGGCTGACCGTTCAATTACCTACCCTAGAAgagtcattgaagatgttattgtAAAGGTTGACAATTTATATTTACCGGCTGATTTTATGGTGTTGGACATGGATGAGGATTTGACAacgcccattattttgggccgcCCATTTCTGGCAACAGCCCGGACTCTTATTGACGTTGAAGCCGGAACATTAACATTCCGGGTTGAAGATCAAACTGTTGTTTTCAAGTTGTTTGAAGCAAGCTTACATTCAGGTGACAAGCAATAA